The DNA segment GACAGAAATTATGGAGGTCATTTTCATGTTTTGTAAAAGTAATACTTTGATTTATCATTTTTGTCTCAATATGACGATCAAAAAAGCTATAATTGTACCAGTCTTTTATTTAACCATCAATAATTTGACTTCCGGGGAATAATCCTATTGATTTGATAACTAATATTGATAGGATTGGTCATATGTGCAGAGAAATAAAAAAATGTCAATGTTAAGTATAATATCCACCTTATTAAAATATGTTGGAATACTCATCAGTGTGTCATTTCCACAACGCCAACGTCTGACTAACACTAACGGAGAGACCGATCCTACCGTTATTGCCGCTTCCGTTAAAGACTCGGGAGATACCATAAAACTTGTTCGCACTGATTCCCCAACCACCATCTGTTACGTCTCGCGTAAATCATCTCATCAACTTTTAAAAACCAGATCTAAAAAGAATATAGTTAGCCCCTCTTATAGGGAATATAAGTATAATGGTAAAAAAGGATATTCTGAGCTCTGCAGGAATAGAACTTCTGGCTTTCCTGAACAAATAAAAATAGCACAAATGCTGAAGCAAAATCAGCTGAAGCCTATTTGGACGCACTTTCATCGCATGCAGCGCGGTGATGTCGATAAGTCTGAAGATCCCTCGTTTTGCCTGTATATTTAGAAGGCAGGTCCCATCACCCTAAGTTTGTTAATATTCTAAAAAACACCTGTAAAAGGACTATTTAGAATATTGGCACTATATTTTCATTGCGAAACATTTGCTGTAGACATGCGTATTGCCCATCTGATCTTAACTTATACCAATCCCCAACAAACCGAAAGAATGATCAGGAACTTATATCATGAAAATTTTGATTTTTACATTCATGTAGATAAAAAATTCGATATCAATCCTCATCTTTTTTTTAAAACATTACCTAACGTCTATTTCATCAATAACAGAGTTGACGTAAAATGGGCCGGCTTTAGTACGGTTATTGCTACTTTTGAGTGCATACAAGAAATTGTGTCCACTGGAATCACCTATGGATTTATTAATTTTTTAAGTGGACAGGATTATCCGCTCAAGCCTGCATCGGCCATTCATGAATTCTTTGAAAATAGGGTAGACAAAGAGTACCTTAGCTATCGCGATATTAAAAATGACTGGAAAGAAGGCTTAATCCGTATGGAGAATTATTTCCTGTCGGGCTATCACTTTCCTGGAAAACACAGACTGGAAAAAGTGATCAACAAAATGCTTCCCAGAAGGGAATTACCTTATAAATTACACCCATACGGGAAATCAATGTTTTGGATGCTCAGTCCGGAAGTAGCCCTGTATGTGGTAAACAAAGTAGAAGGAGATAAAAAACTTAGACAATTCTTTTCTTTTACCTGGGCTAGTGATGAATTTGTTTTTCAGACCATCATACTCAATTCGAGGTATAAAGACAAGGTGATTAATAACAACTACAGGTATATCGACTGGTCTGCCGGAGGAGCAAACCCTAAAGTACTGAACGAGACAGATTTTGAACATTTAAAGAAAACAGAAATGTTGTTTGCGAGGAAATTTGACATGGTCAACCATTCTGAAATTTTAAATTTAATCGACAACAACTTATTACAACATGGCACACATAATTAACATTCAAACATTTAAGGACAGCAGAGGCATTCTTACCGTATTAGACCAGGTGGTTCCATTTGAGATCAAAAGGTTATTTTATATCTACGCAGTTGATGATACGGACCGCGGGGGTCACAGACATCACGAAACCCATCAGGCTGCGATTTGTATTAAAGGTTCTTGCAAAATCACGAACAATAATGGCAAAACAACGGAAATATTCGATCTTGATAGTCCTGAAAAATGCATCTTCTTATTGCCTGAAGATTGGCATGTTATGCATGATTTCTCTGAAGACGCGATCTTACTTGTACTAGCTTCCACCGCATTTGATCCTAAAGATTATATCTATGAGCCTTATGCTACCACATAAAAATCTGAAAACTTTAAATAAACCATTTGAAGAAAGATTCAGACTTAAATTTGATCTCTTTTTAGATAAAGGTGGGTATATACCAGGAGAAGAAGTATTCTCATTTGAGAAGGGATTTGCACAGTGCCATGATGAATTGCTGAGAAATACGATCTGCGACTGAAACCATTCAGGGATGAAGGTTCCTTTTAGGAAATCATAGAATAAAGAATCAATCCAACATTATATCTGTTATTTTTGTAACGATGATTAGATCATTTACCAATAAACTCCACAAGTTAAGTACCAATCTGAACCTCCTGAGGATCCTGAAACTGATTTGGTCAGCATCAAAAACATGGACTACGGTATCCATCATTTTTATTATTATAGAAAGTGCTTTGTTCTTTTCTTCTCTATACATGCTGAAGGTTTTAATTGATACCATTTCAAAGCATGGTATCAATAATCTCCAAAATGAGTCGGAGGTGATTAAGTACCTGATTCTTGCA comes from the Pedobacter sp. FW305-3-2-15-E-R2A2 genome and includes:
- a CDS encoding beta-1,6-N-acetylglucosaminyltransferase → MALYFHCETFAVDMRIAHLILTYTNPQQTERMIRNLYHENFDFYIHVDKKFDINPHLFFKTLPNVYFINNRVDVKWAGFSTVIATFECIQEIVSTGITYGFINFLSGQDYPLKPASAIHEFFENRVDKEYLSYRDIKNDWKEGLIRMENYFLSGYHFPGKHRLEKVINKMLPRRELPYKLHPYGKSMFWMLSPEVALYVVNKVEGDKKLRQFFSFTWASDEFVFQTIILNSRYKDKVINNNYRYIDWSAGGANPKVLNETDFEHLKKTEMLFARKFDMVNHSEILNLIDNNLLQHGTHN
- a CDS encoding FdtA/QdtA family cupin domain-containing protein — translated: MAHIINIQTFKDSRGILTVLDQVVPFEIKRLFYIYAVDDTDRGGHRHHETHQAAICIKGSCKITNNNGKTTEIFDLDSPEKCIFLLPEDWHVMHDFSEDAILLVLASTAFDPKDYIYEPYATT